In Enoplosus armatus isolate fEnoArm2 chromosome 16, fEnoArm2.hap1, whole genome shotgun sequence, the genomic window TTTTATTACTCAGTTTAAGACGTTAACTGTTTTATTCAACATGGCTTTAAATAAGTCGTTTTAAATCAGGACACTGGGTTCCTGAATCTTCCGGGACTTTAAGTTTTTTTATTCGGAGCACTTCGAAGTCAAAAAACTGTCCTGGTTTTTGTTGGTTCGAAGAGGAAAACTCTTTACATTTCCAGATTGAAACAATTCATTAAACATCTGTTCATCAGCAGTTACGACACGGTTTTAGTccaaaatgtgcttttagttcagtttttaaGTCCCAACAGCAACAGTCATGAAGTCATGACGTGTTTCTGGGTCCAACCAGAAGATTTTTACTCCTCCAGTCTCTTCTCACAGCTGACGTTAAAGGTACGGAGGCCCATTAACGCCCAGAAAGAAAAGCTAGGAGGAGTTAGGAACGCCAAAAATTAGTACTCATGGTAAATCATAATTATGAGATAGAAAGTCAAAAAATATTAAGTCATAATTCTGAGGCAATGAGTCATAAACATGAGATAAACATTTGACTTATTATGTCAAAATGATGAGTCAtaaatacaaattaataaatcaaaattttTAAATAAGTCAAAACCCtgacatatacatacacacacaaaattattagtcataaatatgaaaaaataagtcaaacatttgacttttcatctcatATTTATGACtatgttttgtctgtgtaatTTAGaatgttgatttatttcataTGACTTAATATCTCATAGTTCTAATAACTCATTTTTAccttgttttttgtatttatgaCTTTGTGTCCCAAATTAGGACTTAGAAAGTCAAAATATGAGATATTAAGTCATAAATAtgagaaaagacaaatgtttgacaAATTAGGTCAAAGTTATCAGATACCGAGTCGTAAATAAAAGATAGTGAGTCTAAATAATaattcttattatttatttatttaataataaatgactTAGTACAAAATCATGAGACAGTAAGTCAgaatgagtatttttatttttgtcatttcatggCTTTTGTTAATCTTCTTGGCAGGTTCGGGCTTCCATATAAATGTAAGTTCTGCATACAGGTTTTTGtgataaatgaagaaaataagcTCTGATGATCAACACGACGAGCTGGAATCAAACATGTGACTGACGGGTAGTGAAAGTTGGCAGTGAACGCATCGTCAGACTCTTTGTGTTGTCGGCTCGTTCTGTCATCTCATATTTGTTgatttaaaatcattatttttctcctgtcttttattttcctgaaaTGTTCTTGAGTGGAAGAGTTTCGGAcctttatattaaatattgatgaatttgacatgtttggcattttatgGTTGGTTTAgtagaaaatgtgttcatattcGGCAAGGTTTAGAAAAAGTGTTGATTTGGTGTCACAATGACGAAGGTTCATGTTAGCAGCAAAGAcacatatttcattatttaagaGTGACATGTAATTAGTATAGGACGTTCCTGTTCATGACTGAGTTCATTCAAGGTAAACTCCTTGGATATTCATAGGAATTGATAAGAAAATGACTTGTAAAATAAAGTGGTACCCAGTCGTGTATTTAGTGAAATGCTGCAGCATCAATAAGCAGCCAAACACATAACAGATTGAAAACCTTCAAGTGAGACATAACAGACTCGAAACTTTATTGGACTTCAGAGCTTATTTTCTACATGAATTCAAACCCTGCTGGGAAACGAAAAGCAGCGCAAATCTGATGGGACTTTGGTACTGACTCACTTCTGGAACTCTGTCGACCTCCTGGTTTAAAGTTCAGTTTCATCTGCGGTGAAGCGGATCATTGGAAAGGACCAGTTTCACCAGGCGAGGTCGTGTGACGGACATTTGTTATGTTGGTAACTGTAGTTTATTCAGACGGGATGAAAACACACCCCGAACCAGTAACCAGACCTCCTCTGGTGAAACTGGTCCAATCAGCAGAGACTTCCATGTCATTcagtaaaatacacattaaCGGATTTCCCTCCATCATTTAACTAGTCAGTCCTACGTTGTagctaatggctttattaatggtcaATAAATCAGTTCctgctttatagatcagttattAGAACAACCTCTGATTTTTCAGGTTTTGGCTGCAGAACATTGACTTTGTCTTTAGTTCATCAGGTAGAAATcggtttgacctctgaccttcagcTGCAGAGAATCTGGGTCAAATCCATCAATATCATTTCAAACTGCAGacttgtttggcattttttaattacttttgcccataaaactatttaaatgattaatcaattatcaaaatagtttctgattatttttcctcatcgtttcagctctaaactCGACTATTTCTCACAACCTGCACATCCAAAAGTTATTCTTATTAATGTTGTACAGGCATTAGTAATGATTTATTGACCATTAATAAAGCCGATAGTTTATAGAGACTGACTCATCAGACAGCAGCATTGTGTGTTCTACCAGACTCAACAGTCATTTCTTACAAATTTACAAACTTTCCAAAACCTGGAATCACATCTGAAACAAACTGTTTCACAAAGCACTGGGGTTTGGCATCGAgctgcgcgcgtgtgtgtgtgtgtgtgtgtgtgtgtgtgtgtgtgtgtgtgtgtgtgtgtgtgtgtgtgacctcccCGCCGCTGACAGACTTGACTTGGGGAGTTTGGTGGTTGGTATTAGATGATGAAGATTATGACGAAGAGTCTATAGGAGGACACAGTCTGAgtccttgtctcttctcctgGCTCCCCCCTGctgtgacccctgacctctgacctggaaacacaatgacatcatcatcaccatgacaacGACACAAATCTGATCTTCAGTTACTTTACACCCTAAAACTCATGAAGAGTTTATTAAATATGTTTCGTCATAAATtagacattttactgcttttaatACTCTAAGTACATTgtcctgattatacttacatactctTACTGAGGTACTACTAtacagagtatttgtacagtgtagTATCAGTAGCTGTCAGCTGTGTAGTGTTTGTTACCTGCTGAGCCGCCTGCACtgttccctgctgctgctgctgctgctgctgctgctgttgttgttgttgttgttgttgctggtatTCCTCCTGTTGGAGTTGTCGGGCCAACTCCAGGTCACTGAGGGGCCCCGGGGCCccgccctgctgctgctgcagggacaCTGCCACCAGGTAGTCCTAAAACCAACAACGAGATCAATCAAGGACTCATTCGTGAGCCGATCCTCTGAGCTCCCTCAGGCACACCCTCAGGCCGGACTCACCTGGTcgatctgtctctgctgctcctgggCGCTGGGCGGCAGGGCGGGGGCGGGTGGAGCTCTCTGTGGAGGATGACACAGTCTGAAGTCGGAGTCACAGAAGTTTCCGTCTCCCTCGACGTTATGAAGAGACTCCCAGACCAAaccctcctcctgcaggaagcCCTGATCCGTCACCAACAGGTACAGGTGACCCTGAGAGGAGGTGAGTGATCAGATCAACAGTTCAGGTTTTATCGGTGGAAGAaagaatcaatcaatcaatcaatcaatcactcaCTGTCCGTCTGTGAGGGACTGCAGACTCTACTTTGCTTGTTATATtcaactaaacacacacactctcatactgcagcggtgtgtgtgagtgtgtgtgtgtgtgtgtggctccacCTTGTGTTTGATCATGGTACTGAAGTGGTTGTTCCTGAAGAACACAGAGATCTCTCCCTCTTTGGCCGTCGTGTTGAGTTCACACAGACCGTGATACGACAGCTGGGTCGCCGTCGACTCCAGGAACTGCTCCGCCACCAGACCTGGAGggtggagacacacagagggacacacagagacaaccacacacacacacacagagacaaccccacacacacacacacacacacacacacacacacacacacccacacacacacacacacacacacacacacacacacacacacacacacacacacacacacacacacacacacacacagaggtgttCTCTCACAGCCTGGTTCATCAGACCTCTGTGTACAGTCATTGTCCTGACTGCTGtccacagagtgtgtgtgtgtgtgtgtgtgtgtgtgtgtgtgtgtgtgtgtgtgtgtatgtgtgtgtatgtgtgtgttaccttcaCTGACTCGGCTGCTGTCAGCAGAGTGTTTGTAGTCGATGATTTTCTCTACCAGCTGGTTGTAACTCAGTTTCCCCACAGACGCCACCATCTCTGgactctgaacacacacacacacacacacactataaaggAAGACTGAAGGTATATGAATCATTAACAGTAGCTGCAGAATCGTGTCCATCCCTGTCTTTCGGTCGATTTCCTTCCTACCAGGCAGCCGCTTGGTTTTGTGTACATAGATATCAAGCTCATCAATCAGTTCACCTGTTTAGACTCACCTTggtgtcattttctctttacttgtattttaatttatttgtgttttattcttcctgtgtgtacctgtgggTCGACCAGCCAGCCGTGGTACAGCGGGATGTCCAGCAGGTCGAACGCGATGCACTCTGGTGTGTATTCAAAGTCCGTCACGCCGGTGAAACGCACGTTTACATCCAGACCTGTGGACAGCTTAGGGAGCACCGCCATGGCATCACTCAtgttctaacacacacacacacacagagaaacacacacacacacacacacacacacacacacacacagaaacacacacacacacacacacagaaacacacacacacacacagaaacacacacacacacacacacacagaaacacacacacacacacagagaaacacacacacacacacagagaaacacacacacacacacacacacacacacacacacacagagaaacacacacacacacacacacacacacttgtattaCATTTCCAGTGTGCAGTGTAAACATCCccagtaaacacacactgtgctgtgtttacGTCGCTGATCATCGCCACAGAAACACTCTGACAACGTTCACATCCTCACAGGAAACCAGgtgactttcaaaataaagttcaggCAGGAAATCTGAAATGTGTtcacctgcagtgtgtgtgtgtgtgtgtgtgtgtgtgtgtgtacctgttggAAGTTGAGCTCCATCCCATCAGCCTTCTCTCTGGGTGtaacagacaacacacactctcctacacaacaaacacacacgcagtgtTGATGAATCAGAATCATCCCTTCAAtctaaacaggaagtcattaaCTGCCATCCTTTGACAAAGTAACAGCAACGTGTTTAAAGCAGCGAAGACTCCTCAGCGAACAGCTGATTCTCTTCTGACGGCCCACACCTTTAAGAACAAACTGCGTCTTCACTAAACAAACCCCGgagcagctgattggctgacgGAGTGTGATCTTACCCAGGTGAGCCATCAGGTCCTCAGTGGTGACGACTTCGGTCTGAGCCGGAAGTTtagcctgaaaacacaaagtgagtTGGTGCCAAGTACAAGTACTATGAAGACTAAAAACAGAGAACACATCGGAGGATTAAAGGGTCGGTTCACTCAGAGGACTGTCCTGTCcacagtggaagaagtactcagaacttttacttcagtgaaagTAAGTTAAACtaaaaagtattagcatcaacaTATCCTAAATGAAGTATTCCAAGTAAACTGCagcaacaaatgaaacaatgatCTGTCATCTGATATGTCATCTGGCTCTCAGGTGTTTTACCTTCCAGCGCAGAAAGAGAGTGTTCAtgatggccagcagggggcagggTCCATTCTCACTCTGAGTGATGATGGGAgtcttcttctccttccagGTGATCCACTTCACCAGGTAGTACGCCGGCATGGGCGGCCCGGCCTccgaaacagcagcagcagcagctgtggaggaggcagcaggagcAGTAGCTGCAGCCACAGCACCCCCTGTGGACAGGAGGacaactacagtcacacagAGCTACAGAGAGCATGGTGGAGGAcgtactcagatcctttactgcagtaaaagtgctaataccacactgtaaaaatatcctgttacaagtaaaagttcctTCAGTTAAAGTATCAGTACAATGTCCTCAAAGTATTAACGCAGTATTAAAATGTACCATATTCTATCATTAGTCACCATTAAGgtaatcgtttcagctgtactaGTATAAACTGTTGAGGAGTTTCATTtataagaaaacatattttaaagtaactgaagctgtcagataaatagatgtggtggaggagaagtagaaagactccagtaaagtacaagtacctcaaatgtgtacttcaGCACAGTACTAAATGTACATAGTCACTTTACAACACTGTTGGCTGGCGGACAAACTTCTTTtagtttctaaatgacctcgAACACACATAATAATTCACTTGTGATCACATGAGTTCATGATTATTTTGGGATCTCAACATAAGatgtcaaaacaacacatttttatcactttatgatcacaggaaaagaaaaacacacgtCGGTTGTTCTTTCTGAGCTCAGATCAGCATCAACAGTTTTCTGttgccttgtttttctttctccttcctgtaATTTTCTCTAATCTTATTTAATCATCCCAAATCTGTGATTCATCTCTTTGGAAATAAACTCGCCCTGTCTGCTCCTTCTGCTTCAAAGCCAACGTGGAGAAATGAGTCAGTGGAGCTGATGAAGACGAGTCACAGCCAAACTACAGCCGGCGTGTTGATCTGTTCTGGGAgcctcttattttctctctctccagaaatacattttatttcagcttgaaaaaaagatcaaatggTAACAAACAATGCACACAAGTAACAACCCCTGTGAATCTCcctgttttatttgtcttcatCAGTCAGCGGGAGAAGCAGAGCTGGATGTTTCTGGATCAGAGGAGGAGGCTCCTCCTCCATTTATGAGAGGCAAGAGGGAGATTAGAGTAGAAACAGTAACTGGTCGAAATAAACCAAATCTCCGTCCTCGTCCTCCCGAACCCATCAACAACCAGGACACAATATTGACATCACGTTGGTCCAATGGTCATTTCTACCACTGTGTTGTGCCTCAGAGTGATGAACTTGCTGTGAAGCGACAGattcataatttcatacagcagcatattagaaaataaattataacgTGCAAGTTGCAAACTGCATTTAAACACATTACGTGTTAAGTTGCGCCGTCTCCTTTCTAAACCATCTCTGTGGTATCCCACTAAAAGTCTGGGTGTCATGTTGTCATAATTACTGCATCAGTTCTTGAGTTGAGTTGGTGTTTTGATTAGAGGGCGTTAACATCCTGTTGTTACATAAACTCCATGACATAGACGAGTCCCAACCGGTCGACTCTATCAGGGCTGATTTCAAACAGTAGATGTCGTGTTGAACCATTTTCAACACATGGAAGGCAGATTTTCATAAATTTGtaaagaaatgcaaatattaacagcagcactgatgtgtttcatcacagtGCAGTCACatcatttagtttagtttctaTTTATCTCCACTGTGAGCTTTATTTTGACAGTGATCAGCTGCCATTAACAACTATTTTCATCTcctcattatttcattattattactcctcattattttattgattcatcaattaatcaactaatcatttgtTCCATACAGTTTTTCTGTACATGTTTCCCaggtgacatctttaaatgtgttgtccaaaatccaaagagaaaaaatactTTCAGAGGTGAAATAATACACTGAAACTCAGTGACTCTGCTTCTTCTCTGTATGTTTCAAAGCCTTATGTCTTTAAAGTCCAATAAATATAAACCACTCCTCATGCAGAATAACTGAAGTCCTTATAtccttaaaaaacaacaaacagaaaatggagaTTTGCTGGTTAATGATTAGAGTTAGATTAAAGTGCACAAGTTCAGTTTGACGTCAGTTGAGTCAGAAGATTTCATGATTAATGAaagtgtctctgctgtgtggtTCGTTACCATCGAGGAGGCACTAACTGAAGTTAACAGACTTCATTGAAAACATCCACAATGTGCTTCTCTTTTTATCTTCATCGGTTATTTAAATCACCAATATTCACAGTGATCGGTCAGCTGTTGAactgcaacactatgaatgtctcCCAGGAGAGACCGTCTGAAGATGAGCTGTGTTGTTTAAAGATGTCTTTCTGAGGCCCGGCTTTCATGAGGTTTCATGAGGTCTATTAACACTTTTATCCTCCGCATGGTTGGAGAACATGTCGTACAAACAAGCTCTTTTGTAGCAGGAGTCTGGTTGGGAGATAAAACATGTACGAACGTGGTTTTAAATGTTTCGCGGGGCACACAGGACTGTTTATCTGTGTGGTGGTTTATCAGGACTCACTGACTGCTTCAGATTATGTTGCATCCTAAAACTGCGGACAAGTGAGGAGCTTCACCCTGAACTCAAAGACCACAATAAACCATCAGAGGACGTCTCACCAGCAGCTTCCAGTGTCTCCTCATCCTTCAGACTGGGGACCTCGGTGGACGGAGAGCAGCCCTCCACACCCAGAGCAGAGTAGGACGAAGAGAGGCCATCGTCCACGTCCAGGGAGTTCCCTGTGGCTGTGACCCCGTCTGACAGCTCCAGGCTGGGGATGGAGAAGGACGCCGAGTCTGTGGACTCCCGCTGGTCATCTGAGCCGCCCGCCGTCGCCACAGAGGAGCTCtcctccaggtccaggtccagacCTGAGGACACAACACATCAGAGGTCAGAGACCACAGAGGAGCTCTGACGACACCAAACAGTAAAATCAACAAGAGTcgagttttattttgtagggaCAACGAAAGATTGATGGCACACCACTGAGAGTAAACAGGTAGTAcaactactattactactaataAACAGTTTACAGTGTTGATCAGTGACTTTAAAGTCAGTGAAATGACTCTTtctactggtcataccagaccaagctGTAGCAGAAAAACAGGGCATATTATTGCTTGTGAAATGTACTTTTCATGAGTTATTTCATGTTCACAGTTTAGAGTGAAGAATGACTTTGGCAGGTAATCAACCAGACAGTTGATCCGGGACCTGGTCTGACCTCTTACCTGgctctccacctctgtcctGTCCTCCTTCAGTCTTGATGTGTCTGAGCAGAGCTGACAGAGATTCTTCTTCTATGGTGACGGTGGTTACTGTCCCGTTTTCAGACGACAGCGACGACGACTCTGGCGACGTGGGTGTGGCCTCCTCCTTCGTGACTTTGGCAGGGAGAGGGCTGTCGGCACCGCCGTTGCTGCTCGGGGCCTCGGCTATGATGTCCGGCCCCGGCGTGAGGCCCGGCCCCTGTGTCGTCATGGTTACGATCAGTTCTTTGGAGATGCTTTCTGCAGGAAGAGACGGTTCCTCTTTGTTGTGTTCGATCAGCAGATCGGCTGCTGAAACCGGCTGCGAGCTGGACTCCGCCATGATAGGCTGATTGATTGATCTATCAGATTTCAGTCGACGCTGAAGAAATGAGGCCCGACGGCTTCTCAGAACAATCACTAACTCCTTATATACACAAAGATAACAAGTGTAGAAAAAATTAATCAAGACACTGAGGCCTTCGTGgaaaaaatgcagctgcagtttgaggAGCTTTGGTCAGTTCACAAACTTCAAAACGTTTAAGATGGAGGCGTGGCGGTGGAGGTGGCAGGCAGCAGCTGAGGCCCCAACATGGCCACCAGGGGAACCTCAATGATCTCTCCCGCCTGATGAGGGgttcacaaaacaaacacacctatCTATTGGACAAAGAACATGACGTACAGTTTCTGACACGCGTTAGAGTCCTTCGACATGAATTAAATATGAACTGAGAATAAACTGAAAGGCAGaaaatattcttcttcttctcctgctgaCAGGAAGCAGTGAGCAGGATGAGGGCTGTGACAAACTGTCAGATGAAGTCTTTGCTGTCCGTCAGCAGGAGCGACGGGGACAGAGGGTCTTCagttctgtcttctgtcaccaGAGCGTCATCTGATCAGTCAACAGACTTCCTGTCAGACCTGAAGAGCAAGAAACAAGAAggatgaaagaatgaaagatgGTGTCTGTCAGGAGCACTGACATGTTGGACTTCCTCATCAATAATGTGATTAACTATTTCAATCTgttaaaatgtacttatttCAGAAATTATTTATTCCAAAAACTTTGCTAGCAAATCATAGCTGAAAGTTTGTAAATGACTCCTAtctaatctttaaaaacagacttttagtccaaaaacactggatccttcatttcccacaatgcacctggaCAGTGTCTTTCTTTAGagcctccctgcctggtaaacagccacgtctttcaaactccacaacTCCAGTTGGTAACACAGACTGTATATCAGACATTTGTTGTCTTCATGTCTggtgacatcactatgacatcatcgGGCCACAGAAGACATCACACATCTGTTTTCAGGAGGAGGACTAACCAGGACCAGTGAGGTGACCTTTAAAGTTCAATTTTCAGTTTGTCAATtcaactgtaaaaaataaaataattattaaataattcaaaattaaatataaatataaaactgacaaaaagtcagacaaaacaaaaagcataaaGCTACTCTTAGGTCCTCACTGTGGCTAAAAAAGTTATCTCGTGCTAAAGGAGGTGgaaactacagctgtcaaaatGTTGGATCTTAATGAAGCCTCACCCCCCCAGGTGTCATTACCACTGACAATATTAAACATAGAAGTGCTCTGAAAGATGTTCTGCTACATTTGgataaaacagcagatgaaggtCACGTGTTGTTGTACTGTTGTCAGTGTAAGCTTCACTATCATGTGTACATCAGGACTGACTGCTGCCCTCTGAGCTACATACTGATGCTTCCAGGTGACCTGAGGTCTGAACATGTCTGTAAGTTCATCAGACTGTGTGACTGAGGAGGAGACGTGCGTTTCAgtaaacagcacagagagaagtcACTGTCTTTAGTCAGCCAAACAAGTGCTTAAGTTTCCCATAATGCTCCTCAGATAACAAAACCACAGAAGCGTCTCTCTCATTAAAGATGTTTCACAGTGAAACCTTAATCCTGTCACTGTCTCTACGCCCTGCTGACAGCAGCCCTCAACAGCAACATTCACAACACAAACCTGACAGAAACCCTGAATCCTGACGGCTCAGCATTAAGCAGCTTTCTGCTGTGACACAACAACTCCCTGAGCTAGCAAACATGACGCTAGCGCTGCTAGCTAACTTAGCCAAGTTAGCTGTTGTTCCACAAAGACACAACTCCGCTGCGGGAGCCGGTGTTGGAGATACGCCATTGACCTCCTCGTACACACCAGAGCAAACAGTCGGTTTAATACGATGCGGCTTACCGACGCCGGGTCTGGGTCTGTAATCTGTGCTGACGCTGGCTGGTGAACGGGCATGCTAGCTGTTTACATTCCTCTCCGCCACCAACAGCCAGGCACACAGGAGAACCACAGGCCACGCCCATCACAGGGCACAAACCCAAAAGCCAGCCGACGTCACATCCGGTCAACTTTAAAAGCCTGGGTTAGCAGCTAGCCACGTAGctaactcagaactttttgttttagaaaaacTACGTAACTGATGTAACCGCCTTTCCATTGACGGTGTATCACAAAAGTGTAATgcaaacaaactaaataaaaaactaGCGTTGACACCGTGTTCACAGAGATGTTCGTTCCTACGTTTACTTTCAAACGGTTACGTTCAAAGAGTTAGCTAACACACAACTAGCCCTACTATGTTCGGTAACGCATATCTCCATTACAAATATGGCAATTTAAGAAGAATTCCTTACCAGCACAATTAAACACAACCAGGAGCCGTTACTTGTTATCCATTTGATCTCGTTATGTGACACTAAGATATTCGGCATAAACGGGATATCCAAACAATACGTATTTGAATAAATATCAACTTTTTGCAACGTTTAGTCAGTTCAGCTGTTAGCCTTGCCGTTGCCCGATAGCAAGTTAATGTTAAAGAAAGATTTATCAGGCGAACGACCTGTTTTGTTCAAATAAGGGGCCGAATTGAAACCTGCCCAGGGACTACTGGTAAAATGTAGCTATCTAGCTAGCTCTGGCACAGTCAATAACTGTTCAttgtccctgttaaataaatacataaaataaatatggaaCCAAAGGTTTAATAAAACAAGGTATTTTACACCGTAATTTATTGGAGCATACGCTAATCAAGGCAACAGGACAAGTAGTAATTTCAATGGAGTTTCGCGTCAGTACAAGACAGTTATATCAGGTGCAGGACCTAACTTAACCTTACATTTTGCGTGTTTTATTAACCGATACGTCCTCTCTGCTTCCGTGTCATTAATTTATAGCTTTAAGCTACTTAATAAGACGAGCAAAAAGCCACATCAGGGCAGAAATATAGTTTACATGAGTTGGACAAAACGTTTACCTTTTCGCTGAATCTTCGACAGTCCTGTGTGTTAGATTTGGTTTACAGGGTAACTTTGATGGGCGGTGCGCTCAGACCCGACGTTAAAATCAGATTATCGTTTAAAAGCGGCTAAAAGAGGTTATTACATGTAACTCCCCGGTGTTAAGACTCTGGATGTGGACGACATGAACCGAGATGGACCGACAGAGCGGTGATTGGCAGTCCCCGCTCACCCGGGACAGGCGGTATTAATGAATACTGCATCATTTTCTGTGAGTTCAACTACACTCAGTATTTAAGGAGGAAGAGTTAGTACAGTGGACACTGGCTGATGCTGAGTTTTATTATTTGCTCCTCTGTAGTTATCAGACTCACTTCTTATAAAGCAACAAATTCACATCTGAATACTATTTACACATTTGATAGAAGCAGAAAATAGTGTGAAAA contains:
- the mindy1 gene encoding ubiquitin carboxyl-terminal hydrolase MINDY-1 isoform X1; this translates as MAESSSQPVSAADLLIEHNKEEPSLPAESISKELIVTMTTQGPGLTPGPDIIAEAPSSNGGADSPLPAKVTKEEATPTSPESSSLSSENGTVTTVTIEEESLSALLRHIKTEGGQDRGGEPGLDLDLEESSSVATAGGSDDQRESTDSASFSIPSLELSDGVTATGNSLDVDDGLSSSYSALGVEGCSPSTEVPSLKDEETLEAAGGAVAAATAPAASSTAAAAAVSEAGPPMPAYYLVKWITWKEKKTPIITQSENGPCPLLAIMNTLFLRWKAKLPAQTEVVTTEDLMAHLGECVLSVTPREKADGMELNFQQNMSDAMAVLPKLSTGLDVNVRFTGVTDFEYTPECIAFDLLDIPLYHGWLVDPQSPEMVASVGKLSYNQLVEKIIDYKHSADSSRVSEGLVAEQFLESTATQLSYHGLCELNTTAKEGEISVFFRNNHFSTMIKHKGHLYLLVTDQGFLQEEGLVWESLHNVEGDGNFCDSDFRLCHPPQRAPPAPALPPSAQEQQRQIDQDYLVAVSLQQQQGGAPGPLSDLELARQLQQEEYQQQQQQQQQQQQQQQQQQGTVQAAQQVRGQGSQQGGARRRDKDSDCVLL
- the mindy1 gene encoding ubiquitin carboxyl-terminal hydrolase MINDY-1 isoform X2: MAESSSQPVSAADLLIEHNKEEPSLPAESISKELIVTMTTQGPGLTPGPDIIAEAPSSNGGADSPLPAKVTKEEATPTSPESSSLSSENGTVTTVTIEEESLSALLRHIKTEGGQDRGGEPGLDLDLEESSSVATAGGSDDQRESTDSASFSIPSLELSDGVTATGNSLDVDDGLSSSYSALGVEGCSPSTEVPSLKDEETLEAAGETSSDAAAAAVSEAGPPMPAYYLVKWITWKEKKTPIITQSENGPCPLLAIMNTLFLRWKAKLPAQTEVVTTEDLMAHLGECVLSVTPREKADGMELNFQQNMSDAMAVLPKLSTGLDVNVRFTGVTDFEYTPECIAFDLLDIPLYHGWLVDPQSPEMVASVGKLSYNQLVEKIIDYKHSADSSRVSEGLVAEQFLESTATQLSYHGLCELNTTAKEGEISVFFRNNHFSTMIKHKGHLYLLVTDQGFLQEEGLVWESLHNVEGDGNFCDSDFRLCHPPQRAPPAPALPPSAQEQQRQIDQDYLVAVSLQQQQGGAPGPLSDLELARQLQQEEYQQQQQQQQQQQQQQQQQQGTVQAAQQVRGQGSQQGGARRRDKDSDCVLL